A genomic window from Salvia miltiorrhiza cultivar Shanhuang (shh) chromosome 5, IMPLAD_Smil_shh, whole genome shotgun sequence includes:
- the LOC130985757 gene encoding uncharacterized GPI-anchored protein At1g61900 isoform X1 produces MWGPPLRSLHICASILLLPLLCICESSGNFLDYSKSSALQERRADLLLPETSPTSAPQPFLPLLAPSPLTPFTNSTIPKLSGFCVLNFTALSNMMMVTSTDCMAAFAPVLANVVCCPQVEATLVILIGQSSKYTNTLALNGTLAAHCLSDFQQILVGQGANDSLSKICSIHSSNLTGGSCPVSDVSEFESTVETSNLLAACGKIDSVNECCEQVCQNAILDAARKLAQKAYSLLSLDGSHVLSDHTTRINDCKSIVLRWLGSKLEPSRAKDVLRGLSNCRINKVCPLNFPNMSHVIEGCGAVKSNQTACCSSVESYVSHLQRQSFVTNLQALNCAASLGVRLRKANITKNVYSQCHISLKDFSLQG; encoded by the exons ATGTGGGGACCGCCGCTTCGAAGTTTGCACATTTGTGCTTCAATTCTGCTTCTGCCTCTTCTGt GTATATGTGAATCATCTGGCAACTTTTTGGATTATTCCAAAAGTTCTGCTCTGCAAGAAAGAAGGGCAGATTTACTTTTACCTGAAACTTCCCCAACTTCTGCTCCTCAGCCATTTCTTCCTCTTCTGGCTCCATCTCCATTAACACCATTCACAAATAGCACAATCCCAAAATTATCTG GATTTTGTGTGCTGAACTTTACGGCACTATCAAACATGATGATGGTGACATCAACCGATTGTATGGCTGCATTTGCACCAGTTTTGGCTAACGTAGTGTGCTGTCCTCAAGTGGAGGCTACATTGGTGATTCTCATTGGCCAATCTAGTAAATATACCAATACACTAGCTTTAAATGGAACACTTGCTGCACATTGCCTTTCAGATTTTCAACAGATTTTGGTGGGTCAGGGAGCCAATGATAGTTTATCTAAGATATGCTCCATTCATTCATCAAATCTTACTGGAGGTTCTTGCCCAGTTAGTGATGTTTCTGAGTTTGAGAGCACTGTAGAAACATCTAACCTTCTAGCTGCATGTGGAAAGATTGATTCTGTGAATGAATGCTGTGAGCAAGTTTGTCAGAATGCTATTCTTGATGCTGCTAGGAAGCTTGCCCAAAAAGCTTACAGTCTTCTAAGCCTAGATGGTTCTCATGTGCTGTCTGATCATACAACTAGGATTAATGACTGCAAAAGTATTGTACTACGGTGGCTTGGAAGTAAACTCGAGCCTTCTCGTGCAAAGGATGTTCTTCGAGGACTATCTAATTGCAGAATTAACAAAG TATGTCCTCTGAATTTTCCGAACATGAGCCATGTGATAGAAGGGTGTGGTGCTGTAAAAAGCAATCAGACAGCTTGTTGCAGTTCAGTTGAGAGCTACGTCTCTCACCTGCAAAGGCAGAGCTTTGTCACAAACTTGCAAGCTTTAAATTGTGCTGCCTCACTTGGAGTAAGATTACGGAAAGCAAACATTACCAAGAATGTCTACAGCCAGTGTCATATTAGCCTCAAAGACTTCTCCCTCCAAGGTTAG
- the LOC130985757 gene encoding uncharacterized GPI-anchored protein At1g61900 isoform X2: protein MNTFKRFCLKGICESSGNFLDYSKSSALQERRADLLLPETSPTSAPQPFLPLLAPSPLTPFTNSTIPKLSGFCVLNFTALSNMMMVTSTDCMAAFAPVLANVVCCPQVEATLVILIGQSSKYTNTLALNGTLAAHCLSDFQQILVGQGANDSLSKICSIHSSNLTGGSCPVSDVSEFESTVETSNLLAACGKIDSVNECCEQVCQNAILDAARKLAQKAYSLLSLDGSHVLSDHTTRINDCKSIVLRWLGSKLEPSRAKDVLRGLSNCRINKVCPLNFPNMSHVIEGCGAVKSNQTACCSSVESYVSHLQRQSFVTNLQALNCAASLGVRLRKANITKNVYSQCHISLKDFSLQG from the exons ATGAATACATTCAAAAGATTTTGCTTGAAAG GTATATGTGAATCATCTGGCAACTTTTTGGATTATTCCAAAAGTTCTGCTCTGCAAGAAAGAAGGGCAGATTTACTTTTACCTGAAACTTCCCCAACTTCTGCTCCTCAGCCATTTCTTCCTCTTCTGGCTCCATCTCCATTAACACCATTCACAAATAGCACAATCCCAAAATTATCTG GATTTTGTGTGCTGAACTTTACGGCACTATCAAACATGATGATGGTGACATCAACCGATTGTATGGCTGCATTTGCACCAGTTTTGGCTAACGTAGTGTGCTGTCCTCAAGTGGAGGCTACATTGGTGATTCTCATTGGCCAATCTAGTAAATATACCAATACACTAGCTTTAAATGGAACACTTGCTGCACATTGCCTTTCAGATTTTCAACAGATTTTGGTGGGTCAGGGAGCCAATGATAGTTTATCTAAGATATGCTCCATTCATTCATCAAATCTTACTGGAGGTTCTTGCCCAGTTAGTGATGTTTCTGAGTTTGAGAGCACTGTAGAAACATCTAACCTTCTAGCTGCATGTGGAAAGATTGATTCTGTGAATGAATGCTGTGAGCAAGTTTGTCAGAATGCTATTCTTGATGCTGCTAGGAAGCTTGCCCAAAAAGCTTACAGTCTTCTAAGCCTAGATGGTTCTCATGTGCTGTCTGATCATACAACTAGGATTAATGACTGCAAAAGTATTGTACTACGGTGGCTTGGAAGTAAACTCGAGCCTTCTCGTGCAAAGGATGTTCTTCGAGGACTATCTAATTGCAGAATTAACAAAG TATGTCCTCTGAATTTTCCGAACATGAGCCATGTGATAGAAGGGTGTGGTGCTGTAAAAAGCAATCAGACAGCTTGTTGCAGTTCAGTTGAGAGCTACGTCTCTCACCTGCAAAGGCAGAGCTTTGTCACAAACTTGCAAGCTTTAAATTGTGCTGCCTCACTTGGAGTAAGATTACGGAAAGCAAACATTACCAAGAATGTCTACAGCCAGTGTCATATTAGCCTCAAAGACTTCTCCCTCCAAGGTTAG